One Methanobacterium sp. genomic region harbors:
- a CDS encoding LCP family protein, which produces MKRWQKALIIIILILVSITAVILVEFELTDQQTGGKINILLLGRDAQNSIYSGNTDSITILSIDKNTKKVSLLSIPRDSKVEIPGHGMDKINAAYGYGGINLTTTTVENFLNIHIDYYVVIDFEEFKSIVDALGGINVNVEPQIAAYRSELAPAGLHKLNGDQTLLYARFRQDSKGDLGRVQRHQKIIAEIIRESLETSNLPKLPSILSQLSENTHTNVPIYDSVRLGKLLLDFDINDAPTEIITGKSQRVNGIYYLIPDKADAEKKVTELGLRD; this is translated from the coding sequence ATGAAAAGGTGGCAAAAAGCTCTTATAATTATAATATTGATATTGGTTTCAATTACTGCAGTTATCCTGGTTGAATTTGAACTTACAGATCAACAAACTGGTGGTAAGATAAATATACTGTTATTAGGTAGAGATGCTCAAAATTCAATTTATTCAGGTAATACTGACTCTATAACAATTCTTTCTATTGATAAGAACACAAAAAAAGTTTCCCTTCTTTCTATTCCCAGAGATAGTAAAGTAGAAATACCTGGACATGGTATGGATAAGATCAATGCTGCCTATGGTTATGGTGGAATTAACTTGACAACCACTACTGTAGAAAATTTCTTGAACATACATATAGATTATTATGTTGTGATAGACTTTGAAGAGTTCAAAAGTATTGTAGATGCTCTGGGTGGAATTAATGTCAATGTCGAACCACAAATCGCCGCATATAGGTCGGAATTAGCACCAGCAGGTTTACATAAACTTAATGGAGATCAAACCTTGCTTTACGCGCGTTTTAGACAGGACAGTAAAGGAGACCTTGGAAGAGTGCAGAGACATCAAAAGATTATTGCAGAAATTATCAGGGAGTCATTAGAAACTTCTAATTTGCCTAAATTGCCCTCTATTTTAAGCCAGTTGAGTGAAAATACTCATACAAATGTTCCTATTTATGATTCAGTAAGGCTTGGAAAACTTCTTCTAGATTTTGACATAAATGATGCTCCGACTGAGATAATTACAGGGAAAAGCCAGCGTGTTAATGGAATATATTACCTTATTCCAGACAAAGCTGATGCTGAGAAGAAAGTAACTGAATTGGGCTTGAGGGACTAA
- a CDS encoding NTP transferase domain-containing protein, with protein sequence MVSAIITAAGKNRRMREDFRSRGMEIRHKLLLDFCGNPIILQTLQNTLNAGVDECIVVLGHFSDEIISVLDEFDDERVKIVINPEVNVELSESLLNGVKKARDDFCLCVAADQPTVSSETFKNIINGIFNSPEPRNTVSILARGKSGYLDTAEGLGMPFACHTNILKKYLTGNKDNLNPILRKILKEGTIFYGVPPKDDLELVNINRYNDYLGCEK encoded by the coding sequence ATGGTATCAGCAATTATAACTGCGGCAGGTAAAAATAGGCGAATGAGGGAAGATTTTAGATCTCGTGGAATGGAAATTCGGCATAAACTTCTCCTTGATTTTTGTGGAAATCCAATAATATTACAAACACTCCAAAATACGTTAAATGCCGGTGTTGACGAATGTATCGTTGTTTTAGGGCATTTCAGTGATGAAATAATATCAGTACTGGATGAATTTGATGATGAAAGAGTTAAAATAGTTATAAATCCTGAAGTTAATGTTGAATTATCGGAATCTCTTTTAAATGGAGTTAAAAAGGCCCGAGATGATTTTTGCCTTTGTGTTGCAGCGGATCAACCTACGGTATCATCTGAAACTTTTAAAAATATTATAAATGGGATATTCAATAGTCCAGAACCCCGAAATACAGTTTCAATTCTTGCAAGGGGGAAATCCGGATATTTGGATACTGCCGAAGGTCTTGGTATGCCCTTTGCATGCCACACAAATATTTTAAAAAAATATTTAACTGGAAATAAAGATAATTTAAACCCAATTTTGAGAAAAATACTTAAAGAAGGGACTATTTTTTACGGAGTTCCTCCAAAGGATGATCTGGAACTTGTAAACATTAATAGGTATAATGATTATTTGGGATGTGAAAAATGA
- a CDS encoding Mur ligase family protein: protein MKEQEFKAVVIGGCGTVGSLMARVLKDNGADVTVSDLSTDSPQINILEEEGIKLNLGEHDETILKNADVIVVAPSLLQNSKLIGKIKSVTGADIISVDEILSTCKVGKPVVGITGTNGKTTTTWMLKNILNLSGYRTPEHKLKMQGNTELTPSFQARLDGDIAVLEIGTHGNPDEIKNCALKSEVSIGIITNISKDHLSGSHNFQDYISCKREIVDVASCLIFNADDPVVTGFSKDTSNKIFFYGIEDMALEIEAYPEIRECPLCGKKLEYSLYYLGHLGVYKCSCGFKRPEPDVKAFDVKNDSFKLVIGSNTAEVKLRQAGVHNVYNALAAASGASALNIDFNDIVRGIESFEGVKGRFQKVDIGKQVIIDYAHNPAGVKAIIQTLIREKPETSRLIVVNTVSSESGIAGDIEIAKILKDADVIVVASNASRKASSEINVNNHVILTESSKKGSKIGTLGASKAQVGESLNLAINEAKKEDIILIIGEGGVKYSSEILGKFKN, encoded by the coding sequence ATGAAAGAACAAGAATTCAAAGCAGTAGTTATCGGCGGCTGTGGAACTGTTGGGAGTTTAATGGCAAGGGTTTTAAAGGATAACGGTGCTGACGTCACGGTATCTGATCTTTCAACAGACAGTCCGCAGATAAATATCCTTGAAGAAGAGGGGATAAAACTCAATCTTGGAGAACATGACGAAACCATCCTGAAAAATGCAGATGTAATTGTAGTTGCTCCAAGTTTACTTCAAAATAGCAAATTGATTGGAAAAATAAAGAGCGTTACAGGCGCAGATATAATAAGTGTGGATGAGATTTTAAGCACATGTAAAGTAGGTAAACCTGTGGTTGGAATAACAGGTACCAACGGAAAGACCACCACAACATGGATGCTTAAAAATATATTAAATCTCAGCGGATATAGAACTCCTGAACATAAACTGAAAATGCAGGGAAATACGGAATTAACACCTTCTTTTCAGGCAAGACTTGATGGAGATATCGCTGTTTTAGAGATAGGTACTCATGGAAATCCTGATGAAATTAAAAACTGCGCCCTTAAATCCGAGGTAAGCATAGGGATTATAACCAACATTTCTAAGGATCATTTAAGTGGATCCCATAACTTCCAGGATTATATAAGCTGTAAAAGAGAGATTGTAGATGTTGCCAGCTGTTTAATTTTCAATGCAGATGACCCTGTAGTAACTGGTTTTAGTAAGGATACATCTAATAAAATCTTTTTTTATGGAATTGAAGATATGGCTTTGGAAATAGAAGCTTATCCTGAAATAAGAGAGTGCCCGCTATGTGGCAAAAAACTTGAATATTCACTATATTATTTGGGTCATCTTGGAGTTTATAAATGTTCTTGTGGATTTAAACGCCCTGAACCTGATGTTAAAGCATTTGATGTAAAGAATGACTCTTTTAAACTTGTTATAGGATCAAATACTGCAGAAGTTAAACTCAGACAGGCAGGTGTTCACAATGTTTACAATGCCCTTGCCGCAGCAAGCGGAGCTTCAGCACTTAATATTGATTTTAATGATATTGTGAGAGGTATTGAATCTTTTGAAGGTGTAAAAGGTCGATTTCAGAAAGTCGATATTGGAAAGCAGGTAATAATAGATTATGCCCATAATCCTGCGGGTGTTAAAGCAATAATTCAAACTTTAATCCGAGAAAAACCAGAAACCTCAAGATTAATCGTTGTAAATACGGTATCCTCTGAAAGTGGAATTGCGGGAGATATAGAAATAGCAAAAATATTAAAAGATGCAGATGTTATAGTAGTAGCATCGAATGCTAGTAGAAAAGCTTCATCTGAGATTAATGTTAATAACCATGTTATATTGACAGAATCTAGCAAAAAGGGCTCTAAAATAGGAACTTTAGGTGCAAGTAAGGCACAGGTGGGAGAGAGCTTAAATTTAGCAATAAATGAAGCGAAAAAAGAAGATATCATTCTGATAATAGGGGAAGGGGGAGTTAAATATTCTTCAGAAATACTTGGGAAATTCAAAAATTAA
- a CDS encoding Mur ligase family protein yields MKVAVVGLGTEGKNAVKSLINYGYKVYASDMQKNVELKHNSAIDLDLGYHDFDKINSADAVVLSPSLWSSKIGEKIRSRKKSLSDILADHKSIFTIGVTGTNGKTTTCFMIKEILEKAGFNVLIGGNAGGGFGGYTKLILETSKQKCDILIVEVCDMTLDFCSYAFDFDLIVVTNIGHDHMDFHNSLENYRNSLGRFLKGKTAILNGQDEFLSGIKDYPNETFFFGNGYRDLKLFGKFNLQNAAAAEKVAQFLEIPQSDIDETLSEFKGVNGRSETLNLSGCNFVVGKTDNVDATAAVLNELKFDVAIIGTPRKNETCRYEILKEVVKVNPETIVLFPGLDNTTDIAFEKLKNEGYSGTVKIMKDTADVVDFAVECSDKCKNIFIGGNGQTKLIEIQETLRRLTKDDTVIRGKKVLIIGAGNAGRPAAHLLNYLGNEVIISDIKEFEQLPKKARRRIEELKEKGIAVELGSHVNEHAMWADVVFVSPNVPKNSEIRQFINECEENYEIMEIGTRDIGKMINSIIKIPMIGIAGTDGKTTTTNMTNYTLSDRYETLLFSSLQNSLVIEGLVDFIVENGTGNKDFAVFELPHGTIRMLDGLEICAGVLTNLTPDHMDEFNTYEEYVERNVAIKDLLHKNGILIANGDDPIISILTPKFDKEVIYYGFNEPRTVVCEGKTYHHKNNIDFDILAEDVELKGLYGSEFTIKTGTIPTVVCKNCGKVYCNCGNFERKYRDPCNMRINLKSPGACNIENALAAFTVDMILDFDLDYIKDKMESFSGVAGRFEKIDLINGVNIFMDAAHNPEAAERLLDGLALEGKLIISVDNPDTLTVRDKFKMGTVLGKYADVVIASAKNETTEVIDPEAAETVVDGADGVETYQTINIADSISKALEIAKEGDTIIHIGPGVVNAYDNVKSEIYKGIKEYKDKT; encoded by the coding sequence ATGAAAGTTGCAGTGGTCGGATTGGGAACAGAAGGTAAAAATGCTGTAAAATCCCTTATTAATTATGGATATAAAGTTTATGCTTCTGATATGCAAAAAAATGTGGAATTAAAACATAACTCTGCTATAGATCTTGATCTTGGATATCATGATTTTGATAAAATAAATTCTGCAGATGCCGTAGTTTTAAGTCCAAGCTTGTGGAGTAGTAAGATCGGCGAAAAAATAAGATCTCGTAAGAAGTCTTTATCAGACATTCTGGCAGATCATAAATCTATTTTTACAATAGGAGTAACAGGAACCAATGGCAAAACAACTACCTGCTTTATGATTAAGGAAATACTTGAAAAAGCAGGTTTTAATGTACTCATAGGTGGAAATGCTGGTGGCGGATTTGGAGGATACACAAAACTCATACTGGAAACTTCTAAACAAAAATGTGACATTTTGATAGTTGAAGTTTGTGATATGACTCTTGATTTTTGTTCTTATGCCTTTGATTTTGACTTGATAGTTGTAACAAACATCGGGCATGATCACATGGATTTCCATAATTCTCTTGAGAATTATAGAAACTCGTTAGGTAGATTCTTAAAAGGGAAAACAGCCATATTAAATGGACAAGATGAATTTTTATCTGGAATTAAAGACTATCCTAATGAAACGTTCTTTTTTGGAAATGGATACAGAGATCTTAAACTGTTCGGTAAATTTAACCTTCAAAATGCTGCTGCCGCAGAAAAAGTTGCACAATTTTTAGAGATTCCACAAAGCGATATTGATGAAACATTAAGTGAATTTAAAGGCGTTAATGGAAGATCAGAAACTCTGAATTTATCTGGATGTAATTTTGTGGTTGGAAAAACAGATAATGTTGATGCAACTGCAGCAGTGCTTAATGAGTTAAAATTTGATGTGGCTATAATTGGTACGCCCAGAAAGAATGAAACCTGTAGATATGAAATTTTAAAGGAAGTAGTCAAAGTTAATCCAGAAACTATAGTTTTATTCCCTGGATTAGACAATACAACGGATATTGCATTTGAAAAGTTAAAAAATGAAGGTTATAGTGGGACTGTTAAAATAATGAAAGATACAGCCGACGTTGTTGACTTTGCAGTGGAGTGCAGTGACAAATGTAAAAATATATTTATAGGTGGAAATGGCCAAACTAAACTTATAGAAATACAGGAAACACTACGGAGATTAACAAAGGATGATACAGTGATTAGGGGCAAAAAAGTACTGATAATAGGCGCAGGAAACGCAGGAAGGCCTGCAGCACATCTTTTAAATTACCTTGGCAATGAGGTTATTATTTCAGATATTAAGGAATTTGAACAGCTACCAAAAAAAGCCAGAAGGAGAATTGAAGAGCTTAAAGAAAAAGGAATAGCTGTAGAACTTGGATCGCATGTAAATGAACATGCAATGTGGGCGGATGTTGTTTTTGTTTCTCCAAATGTCCCTAAAAATTCTGAAATTCGACAATTTATTAATGAGTGTGAAGAGAACTACGAGATCATGGAAATTGGTACAAGGGACATTGGAAAAATGATAAATTCTATTATAAAGATCCCTATGATTGGTATTGCTGGAACAGATGGTAAAACCACAACCACCAACATGACAAATTATACATTATCTGATAGATATGAAACATTACTTTTCTCATCCCTGCAGAACTCGCTTGTTATTGAAGGTTTAGTTGACTTTATAGTCGAAAACGGAACTGGAAATAAAGATTTTGCAGTTTTTGAACTTCCTCATGGTACTATAAGGATGTTAGACGGGCTTGAAATTTGTGCAGGGGTTTTAACTAATCTTACTCCAGATCATATGGATGAATTTAATACATATGAAGAATACGTGGAGAGAAATGTGGCTATAAAAGATTTACTCCATAAAAACGGGATTTTAATTGCAAATGGTGATGATCCAATCATAAGTATATTGACCCCTAAATTTGATAAAGAAGTCATATATTATGGTTTTAATGAACCCCGAACAGTTGTATGTGAAGGTAAAACTTATCATCATAAAAATAATATAGACTTTGATATATTGGCAGAAGATGTTGAGCTTAAAGGCCTTTATGGTTCTGAATTTACCATTAAAACTGGAACTATTCCAACAGTGGTTTGTAAAAACTGTGGTAAAGTATACTGTAACTGTGGTAACTTTGAAAGGAAGTATAGAGATCCATGTAATATGAGAATAAATCTTAAATCACCAGGTGCATGCAATATAGAAAATGCACTGGCTGCTTTTACTGTAGATATGATTTTAGATTTTGATTTAGATTATATTAAAGATAAAATGGAAAGCTTTTCGGGAGTAGCTGGAAGATTTGAGAAAATTGACTTGATCAACGGTGTAAATATATTCATGGATGCAGCCCACAATCCTGAAGCTGCAGAACGTCTTTTAGATGGTTTAGCTCTTGAAGGAAAGCTTATAATATCTGTAGATAATCCTGATACACTTACAGTTCGTGATAAATTTAAAATGGGCACTGTGCTTGGAAAGTATGCTGATGTGGTTATTGCAAGCGCAAAAAATGAAACTACTGAAGTAATAGATCCTGAAGCAGCGGAGACAGTAGTGGATGGGGCTGATGGTGTAGAAACATACCAAACAATTAATATTGCAGATTCAATATCTAAAGCATTGGAAATTGCAAAAGAGGGAGATACAATAATTCATATAGGCCCCGGTGTTGTTAATGCATATGACAATGTAAAATCAGAGATATATAAAGGTATTAAAGAGTATAAAGATAAAACTTGA
- the hypD gene encoding hydrogenase formation protein HypD yields the protein MKNLSKEIVERIENISRPVKIMHVCGSHEHTIMQHGIRSLIPKEVEIVAGPGCPVCCVPSIEVDECLYLARKGVTITTFGDMLRVPGTTGTLADAKAEGADVRIVYGINNAVEIAEKIDNDVVFMAAGFETTAPTTAAEIVAGLPKNLSILSCHRLIPPALKFLIESGEVNLNALIEPGHVSTIIGTEPYELFSKKYGIPQVVAGFNPLDVLISIYMILKQMDEGKAVVQNEYKRAVREEGNIKAQELMDEVFYIKDKEWRGFPEIPDSTYEIKDEFADSNARERFDIQVEQGEKVPTGCICGPILRGIARPEQCKLFRKECNPMNPIGACMVSKEGTCNIAFRYGSGL from the coding sequence ATGAAAAATCTATCCAAAGAAATAGTAGAACGCATTGAAAACATTTCAAGGCCAGTTAAAATAATGCACGTATGTGGCTCCCATGAACATACAATAATGCAGCATGGAATAAGATCATTGATTCCAAAAGAAGTAGAAATAGTAGCAGGTCCAGGGTGTCCTGTTTGTTGTGTACCTTCAATAGAAGTTGATGAATGCCTGTATCTTGCACGAAAAGGCGTTACCATTACAACATTTGGAGATATGCTGAGGGTTCCTGGAACAACAGGGACACTTGCAGATGCAAAGGCTGAAGGTGCTGATGTAAGAATAGTTTATGGAATAAACAATGCGGTTGAAATTGCAGAAAAGATTGATAACGATGTCGTATTTATGGCAGCAGGTTTTGAAACCACTGCACCTACCACTGCGGCAGAAATAGTTGCAGGGCTTCCGAAAAACCTTTCAATTTTATCCTGCCATAGATTAATACCTCCTGCACTCAAATTTTTAATTGAATCAGGAGAAGTAAACTTAAATGCCCTTATAGAGCCCGGACATGTTTCAACAATAATAGGAACAGAACCTTATGAACTATTTTCTAAAAAATATGGCATTCCCCAAGTTGTTGCAGGCTTTAATCCACTTGATGTCCTGATTTCAATTTATATGATATTAAAACAGATGGATGAGGGCAAAGCTGTAGTTCAAAATGAATACAAGCGAGCTGTTAGAGAAGAAGGAAATATAAAAGCTCAAGAGCTTATGGATGAAGTTTTCTATATTAAAGATAAAGAATGGAGAGGTTTCCCTGAAATTCCGGACTCTACATATGAAATAAAGGATGAATTTGCAGATTCCAACGCAAGGGAAAGATTTGATATTCAAGTAGAACAGGGCGAAAAAGTCCCAACTGGTTGTATATGCGGCCCAATTCTGAGAGGAATTGCAAGACCAGAGCAGTGCAAACTTTTCAGGAAAGAATGCAATCCTATGAACCCAATCGGCGCATGTATGGTCAGTAAAGAAGGAACATGCAATATAGCATTTAGATATGGATCCGGATTATAA
- a CDS encoding phosphoglycolate phosphatase, with protein sequence MKAVAVDIDGTITDKNRKICVNAINALRKAEDAGYPVILVTGNVLCTAKMVSTMLGTSGGIVCENGGVVYTTKRNLILGNVKKCRPAYELLKSQYDVEKTEFSDLRLSEIAIKRTIDVNTIKETVKNFDVVVYDTKFAIHITDPLVNKGKSLKIVAEDIGITADEILAIGDSENDLEFLEVAGFKVAVSNADDELKENTDYVTKKAYGDGAAEAIEKFILNK encoded by the coding sequence ATGAAAGCAGTTGCTGTAGACATAGATGGTACGATTACTGATAAAAATCGGAAGATATGTGTAAATGCAATAAATGCACTGCGAAAAGCAGAAGATGCAGGTTATCCGGTTATATTAGTGACTGGAAATGTACTCTGCACAGCGAAAATGGTATCCACAATGTTAGGTACATCTGGAGGAATAGTCTGCGAAAATGGTGGAGTTGTATATACCACAAAAAGAAATTTAATTCTTGGCAATGTTAAAAAATGCAGACCTGCCTATGAATTATTAAAATCACAATATGATGTGGAAAAAACAGAATTCTCAGATCTTCGGTTATCTGAAATTGCGATAAAACGTACTATCGATGTAAATACTATAAAAGAGACTGTAAAAAATTTTGATGTTGTGGTATACGACACTAAATTTGCAATACACATTACAGACCCTTTAGTTAATAAGGGAAAATCACTTAAAATCGTTGCAGAAGATATTGGCATAACAGCTGATGAAATACTTGCAATAGGCGACAGTGAAAACGACCTTGAGTTCCTGGAGGTTGCAGGGTTCAAAGTTGCTGTTTCAAATGCAGATGATGAGCTTAAAGAAAATACTGATTATGTAACAAAAAAGGCCTACGGTGATGGGGCTGCAGAAGCAATTGAAAAATTTATTTTAAATAAATAG
- a CDS encoding TldD/PmbA family protein, whose protein sequence is MINTAERALNLALKDSDYAEVYIEREKSIDVDIQRNEISFAKEEITYGLSVRVILRGKMGFSYTTNIDKIDETAKNAIFNAKSNIEDEYFDFAHESKYSQVKGTYDKKNEAMDIESSIDFAKTMINTVEEEKCEPTSGGFSAGKTESLILNSNGVNRKEIGTSFSGFIAVNAEKDGEISTAYEGDSSRLFDINPEWIADNACDIAKNSLNGKPVETKDMDVILDYRASAGLLGTFVGAFNADNVQRGRSVFADKIGNEVVSPSLSIYDDGTFEGGLASAISDGEGTPTQKTAVIQDGILKSFIYDIYTSKKGNTESTGNGMRSSFADMPSVGLSNFVLEFKDTCEMEDIKEGILVTDVLGAHTANPISGDFSVEANNAFKIENGEISYPVKKAMLSGNIFDVMKNASSGSKEIRQRGPFVIPRVLAPGLRVVG, encoded by the coding sequence ATGATAAATACTGCAGAACGCGCGTTAAATCTTGCTTTAAAAGATTCTGATTATGCAGAAGTGTATATAGAAAGAGAAAAAAGTATTGATGTAGACATCCAGAGAAATGAAATTAGTTTTGCAAAAGAAGAAATTACCTACGGATTAAGCGTAAGAGTAATTTTAAGAGGAAAAATGGGATTTTCTTATACAACTAATATTGATAAAATTGATGAAACCGCGAAGAATGCAATATTCAACGCGAAATCTAATATTGAAGATGAATATTTTGATTTTGCCCATGAATCCAAATACAGCCAAGTTAAAGGTACTTATGATAAAAAAAATGAAGCAATGGATATTGAAAGTTCCATCGATTTTGCAAAAACTATGATAAACACTGTTGAAGAAGAAAAATGTGAACCAACCTCCGGAGGATTTTCTGCAGGGAAAACAGAGAGCTTAATCTTAAATTCAAATGGTGTAAACCGCAAAGAAATAGGAACATCATTTTCAGGGTTTATAGCAGTAAATGCCGAAAAAGATGGAGAAATATCAACAGCATACGAAGGGGACTCATCAAGGCTCTTTGATATTAATCCAGAATGGATTGCAGATAATGCATGTGATATTGCAAAAAATTCTTTAAACGGCAAACCTGTAGAAACAAAAGATATGGATGTAATATTAGATTATCGTGCATCTGCAGGTCTTCTTGGAACATTTGTGGGTGCTTTTAATGCAGATAATGTTCAAAGAGGCAGGTCCGTCTTTGCAGATAAAATAGGAAATGAAGTTGTTTCGCCTTCATTAAGCATTTATGATGACGGTACATTTGAAGGAGGACTTGCTTCCGCAATAAGTGATGGAGAAGGAACTCCTACCCAAAAAACTGCTGTAATTCAGGACGGAATCCTAAAAAGTTTCATTTATGATATATATACATCTAAAAAAGGAAATACAGAAAGTACGGGTAACGGTATGAGGTCTTCATTTGCAGATATGCCTTCAGTGGGCTTAAGTAATTTTGTTCTTGAATTTAAGGATACCTGTGAAATGGAAGATATTAAAGAAGGAATACTTGTTACAGATGTTTTAGGTGCACATACAGCCAACCCAATTTCAGGAGACTTTTCAGTTGAGGCCAACAATGCATTTAAAATAGAAAATGGAGAAATTAGTTACCCTGTTAAAAAAGCCATGTTATCTGGAAACATATTTGATGTTATGAAAAATGCATCAAGCGGTTCTAAAGAAATCAGACAACGTGGACCCTTTGTTATTCCACGTGTTTTAGCTCCGGGTTTAAGAGTTGTGGGATAA
- a CDS encoding radical SAM protein yields MIEAKKSEDINSLWREHGHIQNELKNISHTVSFNGLEKPDFSYLDLKIKIAEKIFENCYFCERKCHINRNIEKGSCNVKNPKIASEFMHMGEEAPIVPSHTVFFTGCNFECIYCQNFDISQFPESGIEINEIQLAKLIDKRRKDGSRNVNFVGGDPTPNLLYILKTMKICIENIPVIWNSNFYMSEDAMKLLDGFVDVFLSDFKYGPEGCAGKLSKIPNYWNTITRNHKMAKKSGDMIIRHLVLPGHVECCSKPILKWISENLGKKTVINIMSQYRPVYRACESEKITRYPSRRELEEVVTYAKNLGFINLI; encoded by the coding sequence ATGATAGAAGCAAAGAAAAGTGAAGATATTAACTCTCTTTGGAGAGAACATGGACATATTCAAAACGAACTTAAAAATATATCCCATACAGTATCCTTTAATGGCCTGGAAAAACCCGATTTTTCTTATCTTGATTTAAAAATAAAGATTGCAGAAAAAATATTTGAAAACTGTTATTTTTGCGAGAGGAAGTGCCATATTAACCGAAATATAGAAAAAGGGTCTTGCAACGTGAAAAATCCAAAAATCGCATCTGAATTCATGCATATGGGCGAAGAAGCTCCTATCGTGCCCAGCCACACTGTATTTTTTACAGGCTGTAATTTTGAATGTATTTACTGCCAAAATTTTGATATAAGTCAATTTCCAGAATCTGGAATAGAAATAAACGAAATACAGCTAGCCAAACTAATTGATAAACGGAGAAAAGATGGTTCAAGGAACGTGAACTTTGTTGGAGGAGACCCAACCCCTAACTTACTCTATATTTTAAAGACAATGAAAATCTGTATTGAAAACATCCCTGTGATATGGAACAGCAATTTTTACATGAGCGAAGATGCCATGAAACTTCTTGACGGTTTTGTTGACGTATTTTTAAGTGATTTTAAATATGGACCAGAGGGGTGCGCAGGAAAGCTTTCTAAAATTCCAAATTACTGGAATACCATAACAAGGAATCATAAAATGGCGAAAAAGTCTGGGGATATGATCATAAGGCATCTTGTACTTCCAGGCCATGTTGAATGTTGTTCAAAACCTATTTTAAAATGGATAAGTGAAAACTTAGGGAAAAAAACCGTTATTAACATTATGAGTCAGTATCGTCCAGTTTATAGGGCCTGCGAATCTGAAAAAATTACAAGATATCCGAGCCGCCGAGAACTTGAAGAAGTGGTTACTTATGCAAAAAACTTAGGTTTTATAAATTTAATTTGA